Proteins found in one Bacillota bacterium genomic segment:
- a CDS encoding DUF3795 domain-containing protein encodes MPSANLLAAPCGIHCGLCPMHRASTDAGLRQLLAQRMNLPEEKAHCAGCRGVEGHCPVIGEQCLTYLCVREKGVEFCSDCAEFPCPKLMPCADRADKLPHNLKIYSLTLRKLKGEAAWEKAVGQAYALYHGGRMVIGRGPQPKD; translated from the coding sequence ATGCCGTCCGCGAATCTCCTCGCCGCGCCATGTGGCATCCACTGCGGCCTGTGCCCCATGCACCGGGCCTCCACCGACGCCGGGTTACGTCAGCTCCTGGCCCAACGGATGAACCTGCCGGAGGAGAAAGCCCACTGCGCCGGCTGCCGGGGCGTAGAGGGCCACTGCCCGGTCATCGGCGAACAGTGCCTCACCTACCTGTGCGTCCGGGAGAAGGGGGTCGAGTTCTGCTCGGATTGCGCCGAATTCCCCTGCCCGAAGCTGATGCCCTGCGCCGACCGGGCCGACAAGCTGCCCCACAACCTGAAGATCTACAGCTTGACCCTGCGGAAGTTGAAGGGCGAAGCGGCCTGGGAGAAGGCCGTCGGCCAGGCCTATGCCCTCTACCACGGCGGGCGGATGGTTATCGGCCGCGGGCCGCAACCTAAAGACTGA
- a CDS encoding enoyl-CoA hydratase-related protein, with amino-acid sequence MPGSNDHLLFEVKDFIATITLNRPESLNAFSVSMIRAWIEALEEGRDRDDVRVIVVTGAGRAFCAGGDVRAMQQGRGFLAQGEAELDTYSTPLAVKDSLWKLIQRIPLTLESIDKPVIAAINGDAVGAGLDMALMCDLRLAADNARLSEGYVRVGIVPGDGAAYYLPRLVGPAKALELLLTGDRLTAQEAERIGLVNRVVPADQLLEETYKLAAKLAAQPPVAVQLTKRAVYQSARTDLRTSLDLVSSHMAVVTRTEDHLEAVRALLEKRPPVVKGK; translated from the coding sequence GTGCCGGGATCCAACGACCACCTGCTGTTCGAAGTGAAGGACTTCATCGCCACGATTACCCTGAACCGACCCGAGTCCCTCAACGCCTTCAGCGTATCGATGATCCGGGCGTGGATTGAGGCCCTCGAGGAGGGCCGGGACCGCGACGACGTCCGGGTCATCGTCGTCACCGGAGCCGGCCGGGCCTTCTGCGCCGGTGGCGACGTCCGGGCGATGCAGCAGGGGCGCGGTTTCCTGGCCCAAGGGGAGGCCGAGCTGGACACCTACAGCACCCCGCTGGCCGTCAAGGACTCCCTCTGGAAGCTGATCCAGCGCATCCCCCTGACCCTCGAGTCGATCGACAAGCCGGTCATCGCGGCGATCAACGGCGACGCCGTCGGGGCCGGCCTGGACATGGCCCTGATGTGCGACCTTCGCCTGGCGGCCGACAACGCCCGCCTTTCGGAGGGCTACGTTCGGGTCGGCATCGTCCCCGGCGACGGCGCGGCCTACTATCTGCCCCGCTTGGTCGGCCCGGCCAAGGCTCTGGAGCTTCTGCTGACCGGCGACCGCCTGACCGCCCAGGAAGCCGAGCGGATCGGCTTGGTCAACCGGGTGGTCCCGGCCGACCAGCTCCTCGAAGAAACCTACAAGCTCGCCGCCAAGCTGGCCGCTCAGCCGCCGGTGGCGGTCCAGCTGACCAAGCGGGCCGTTTACCAGAGCGCCAGGACCGACCTCCGGACCTCACTCGACCTGGTCTCCTCGCACATGGCCGTGGTCACCCGGACCGAGGATCACCTCGAGGCGGTCAGGGCCCTCCTGGAGAAGCGGCCGCCCGTGGTCAAGGGGAAGTGA
- a CDS encoding SDR family oxidoreductase has product MAADYGKAVLITGASSGIGKACAEYLRDQGYHVYGGSRRVSPEDEVPVPGRNGGWLKMLRLDVRDEASVRNMVGRILAAEGHLGVVINCAGYTLSGSVEDTTPEEAHEQMDTNFYGPLRVYRAVLPGLRKQGGGLIVTVSSVAGFIPIPFQPMYSASKYALEAMTEAMRMEVAPFGVKVSLVEPGDIKTGFTSARAWTAKSRQSVYADRCARAVAAMAKSEQGGPGPEIVVRVVAGLLRSKNPPVRVIVGVQYKLVGFLKRIVTDRFLEFVLVKMYS; this is encoded by the coding sequence GTGGCTGCAGATTACGGCAAGGCGGTATTGATCACCGGGGCCTCGTCGGGCATCGGCAAGGCGTGCGCCGAGTACCTGAGGGACCAGGGCTACCACGTCTATGGCGGGTCCCGGCGGGTGTCGCCGGAGGACGAGGTGCCCGTGCCGGGCCGCAATGGCGGGTGGCTCAAGATGCTGCGACTCGATGTCCGCGACGAGGCCTCGGTCCGAAACATGGTCGGGCGCATCCTGGCCGCCGAGGGCCATCTCGGCGTGGTCATCAACTGCGCCGGCTACACGCTGTCCGGGTCGGTCGAGGACACCACCCCCGAAGAAGCCCACGAGCAGATGGACACGAACTTCTACGGTCCGCTCCGGGTTTATCGGGCGGTCCTCCCCGGGCTGCGGAAGCAGGGCGGCGGGCTGATCGTCACGGTCAGCTCGGTGGCCGGCTTCATCCCCATCCCTTTCCAGCCGATGTATAGCGCCAGCAAGTACGCGCTGGAGGCGATGACCGAGGCCATGCGGATGGAGGTCGCCCCGTTCGGGGTCAAGGTCTCCTTGGTCGAGCCGGGTGACATCAAGACCGGCTTCACCTCGGCCAGGGCCTGGACGGCCAAGTCACGCCAGTCGGTCTACGCGGACCGCTGCGCCCGGGCGGTGGCCGCGATGGCCAAGTCGGAGCAGGGCGGCCCGGGGCCGGAGATCGTCGTCCGCGTGGTCGCCGGCCTGCTGCGGTCGAAGAACCCGCCGGTCCGGGTGATCGTCGGGGTCCAGTACAAGCTGGTGGGGTTCCTGAAGCGGATCGTCACCGACCGGTTCCTGGAGTTCGTCCTGGTGAAGATGTACTCTTGA
- a CDS encoding PAS domain-containing protein, giving the protein MNKPLDLTAVIDHLAANTWFADADEILRYLNKNAEANCPDVLARLGNEVDGCHKPENRGKVRAMFDRWRSGSRHIEVSSHAKDGQVDYHILIPAHAADGFKGVLELAFKVPEGPAPK; this is encoded by the coding sequence ATGAATAAGCCCCTGGACCTGACCGCCGTCATCGACCACCTGGCGGCCAATACCTGGTTCGCCGACGCCGACGAGATCCTTCGCTATTTGAATAAGAACGCCGAAGCCAACTGCCCCGACGTCCTCGCCCGCCTCGGGAACGAGGTCGATGGTTGCCACAAGCCGGAGAACCGGGGGAAGGTCCGGGCCATGTTCGACCGGTGGCGGAGCGGCAGCCGTCACATCGAGGTCTCCAGCCACGCCAAGGATGGGCAGGTTGACTACCACATCCTCATCCCGGCCCACGCCGCCGACGGCTTCAAGGGCGTCCTCGAACTGGCCTTCAAGGTGCCGGAGGGGCCGGCGCCGAAATGA